In Methanocaldococcus sp., the following proteins share a genomic window:
- the radB gene encoding DNA repair and recombination protein RadB → MLKEILLGNAEKQTITQIYGPPGVGKTNICIINSINASKFGKVIYIDTEGGLSIERIKQISPNDYQKVLENMIIYDVFDFYEQDKIIQKEVPLIAKNASLIVVDNITSLYRLELGNEANKNIMLNKMLGNQVKTLLKIAKTYNLAVLITNQVRETVNGFEASGGSLLEYWSKCIVRLEKINSEERLAILEKHRHAGEEKVKFRIVERGIEINKLHYSKGISSKSSS, encoded by the coding sequence ATGCTAAAAGAGATATTGTTGGGAAATGCTGAAAAACAAACGATAACTCAAATTTATGGTCCCCCAGGAGTTGGTAAAACAAATATTTGCATTATAAATTCAATAAATGCAAGTAAATTTGGGAAAGTTATATATATAGACACTGAGGGTGGCTTGTCAATAGAAAGAATAAAGCAAATATCTCCAAATGATTACCAAAAAGTTTTAGAGAATATGATAATATACGATGTCTTTGATTTTTATGAGCAAGATAAAATTATACAGAAGGAAGTTCCTCTAATAGCCAAAAATGCAAGTTTAATTGTAGTTGATAACATAACTTCTTTGTATAGATTAGAGTTAGGTAATGAGGCTAACAAAAATATTATGCTCAATAAAATGCTTGGTAATCAAGTAAAAACTTTATTAAAAATAGCTAAAACCTACAACTTAGCAGTTTTAATAACAAATCAAGTTAGAGAGACAGTCAATGGCTTTGAAGCTTCTGGGGGTTCTTTATTGGAATATTGGAGTAAATGCATAGTTAGATTAGAGAAAATTAATAGCGAAGAAAGATTGGCAATATTAGAAAAACATAGACATGCTGGAGAGGAAAAGGTTAAATTTAGAATTGTTGAAAGAGGAATAGAAATTAATAAATTACATTATTCCAAAGGTATCTCCTCTAAGTCCTCTTCT